A stretch of DNA from Desulfosarcina ovata subsp. ovata:
ACGGCGGTGGCACCTGATGCTGCGGTTTCTTCCGGTGGGTATAAGGTGGATTGGTTCATCTGCCCTTATCCTTGATCTTTCGGCACCATCGGCTCGGTCATACCATGCCAGTCTCCGCCCAGCGCCCGATGCAGGGCAATCCGGTAGCGAACCAACGTTTCCTGCTGCTGAATCAGATTCTGCTCAAGGTCCTGGACGGCGATCAACTGGGTCAGCACCGGCAGGTAATCACTCAATCCGCGCCGATAGCGTTGGACGGCCTCCTCGAAGCCCCGGCGGGCCGCTTCCATGACCGCCGCCAGCCCATGGATATGTTCCCGCTGCCGGGCTTCGCTCTCCAGCGCGTCCTCGACCTCTTTCACCGCCGTCAATACGGCCTGGCGATACGCCCACAGGTTTTCGTCCTCTTGGGCACGGGTCAGGTCCACCGCTGCTGCCAGCCGACCGCCATCGAAGATGGGGGCTGTCAGATTGGCCGCCAAGCTGATCAGCCAGGTATCGAAAAACAGATCCAGTTCATTGGGGCCGTATTGGAGATCAGCGCCCAGCTGCAACTTGGGCAAGCGATTGGCACGGGCCTCCGCAACCTGCCACCCGGCGGCCCTGAGACGCAAACCGGCCTCCCTCACATCGGGGCGGTGGGCCAGGAGGTCCGCCGGCAAGCCGACCGCGGGGAGCGGCCCGATCGTCGGCATTTGCGCCTGCGTCAGTTCCAGGTCCGCACGGGGGGGCCGCCCGATCAATACAGCCAACTCATGCTCAAGCAGCCGGGTTTCCGCCTCTATCAGGGGAATCTTGGCGCGGATGTTCTCGACCACCTGTTTCTGCTGGTAAACATCCAGGGCCGAAACCATGGCCTTTCTGAAACGCAGTTCAATCAGTTCCAGAAAGGTCTGGCTGCTCTGCAGCTGTTCTCTCAGCAGTTTTTCCTGGCGTTTCAGGGAAAGAATCTGCAGCCAGCGGTCGGCCACCGTTGCGGTTAACGTCATCGCAGCCGTCTGCAGGTCGGCCCGGGAGGCCGATACGTCCAG
This window harbors:
- a CDS encoding efflux transporter outer membrane subunit, whose amino-acid sequence is MRAITGFSGLILILGILMLVSCAPFQPERIPDAPGPLPGTFAIYNAAVDVTLPWWPSLGSPELNRLIDEALSGSFTLKESWARLRQTEALAIQAGAERFPAVTASGSAESTRGRTRTTSNTSLWRESYLLALAGSYELDFWGRIRSAQEAALLDVSASRADLQTAAMTLTATVADRWLQILSLKRQEKLLREQLQSSQTFLELIELRFRKAMVSALDVYQQKQVVENIRAKIPLIEAETRLLEHELAVLIGRPPRADLELTQAQMPTIGPLPAVGLPADLLAHRPDVREAGLRLRAAGWQVAEARANRLPKLQLGADLQYGPNELDLFFDTWLISLAANLTAPIFDGGRLAAAVDLTRAQEDENLWAYRQAVLTAVKEVEDALESEARQREHIHGLAAVMEAARRGFEEAVQRYRRGLSDYLPVLTQLIAVQDLEQNLIQQQETLVRYRIALHRALGGDWHGMTEPMVPKDQG